The Ancylobacter sp. SL191 nucleotide sequence CTGCTCGCCGGCCAGCGGCTCGCCCGCCGTGGCGATCCGGTCGCGGCCTTCCTGCTTGGCGCGATAGAGCGCGGCATCGGCCGAGGCCACCAGCCGGTCGATGTCCAGCACGCTGGCATGCTGGTGGGCGACGCCGATGCTGGCGGTGAGCCGGCGGCGGTCCGGCCGGCGGATGCCGGCATTGCCGAGGGTCGCGTGCAGGCGCTCGGCCACTTTCTGCGCGGCGCGGGCATCGGCGCCGGGCAGGATCAGGCCGAATTCCTCGCCGCCATAGCGGGCGAGCACGTCGCCGGCCCGCCGCTCCATCGCGGCGAGGGCGGCGCCCACCTGGCGCAGCAGTGCGTCGCCGGCGGGGTGGCCGAAGCGGTCATTCACATCCTTGAAGCCGTCGAGGTCCATCATCACCAGAGCCAGCGGCTCGCCGGTGCGCTGGGAGCGGCTGGCGGCGCGGGCAAGTCCCTCGTCGAAGGCGCGGCGGTTCTCCAGGCCCGTCAGCGGGTCGATGCGCGAATGGCGCGTCAGTTCCTCATTGCGGCGGAACAGCTCCACCTCGTCGGCGGCGATGGTGGCGAGCACGCGCAGAGGCTCGATGTCGATCGCGCCCAGCATATGCGGCGCGGCGCTGAGCACGCAGAGCGAGCCGACCGGCAGCCGGTCGTCGAGCAACAGCGGAACGCCCGCATAGAAGCCGATGCGAGGACCGTCGAGCTGGGGATGCCCCGCGAAACGCGGATCGCTGGAAATATCGCGCGAGACCAGGGCTTGCCCTTGGGAAATGATCAACTGGCAGATCGATTGCTCGCGCGGTCGGCTGGCCTGCGTCGGCTGGCCGGCCGAGGCCTTGATCCATTGGGTCTGGGCGTCGATGAAGCTGATGAAGGCGAGGTCGCACTGGTAGATGTGGCGCGCCAGCCAGGCGATGCGGTCGAAACGCGGATCGGGCGGCGAATCCATGATGCTGCAGGCCTCGAGGGCCCGCAGGCGCTGCGTCTCGTTCGACGGAGGCGCGGGAGTCCGCCACATGCACGATGCTCCGAGTGAGGCGCGCGCGCATACCGGGCCGGGCGGCGCGCCATCCGACCCCTTTTACATCCTTCCCCGCTCAGCCGAAATGGTCGGGCACCTGTGATAAGTCGGCGAGGAAATCCTCGCACCAGCTATGGATCGTGGTCTTCGCCACCTGGTCCATATTGGCGCGCCAGCGTTCGCGCCGCTCCTCGACCGGCATGGTGAAGGCGCGGTGGAACGCATCCGCCATGCCTTCCACGTCATAGGGGTTCACCAGCAGCGCGCCGGAGAGCTCATGCGCCGCGCCGGCGAAGCGCGAGAGCACCAGCACGCCGGGATTCTCCGGATCCTGCGCCGCGACATATTCCTTGGCGACGAGGTTCATGCCGTCGCGTAGTGGCGTGACGATGCCGAGCCGGGCGTTGCGGTAGATCGCGGCGAGGGTGGCGCGCTGGAAAGGACGGTTGAGATAGCGCAGCGGCACCCAGTCGAACTCGGCATATTCGCCATTGATGGCGCCGCCCAGCTCCTCCAGCTCGCGGCGCAGCGCCTGATACTCGGCGACCTCGGCGCGGCTGAGCGGGGCGATCTGCATCAGCGTCATCTTCGAGCGGTGCTCGGGATAGCGGGCGAGGAAATCGCCAAAGGCGGCGAACTTGCCCGGCAGGCCCTTGGAATAGTCGAGCCGGTCGACGCCGACCGCCAGCGCCCGCCCGGCAAGGCTTGCCTTGAGGCGCTTTTCCTCCTCCTTGCCGACCGAGGCACGAGCATCCTTCACAAAGGCCTCGGCGTCGATGCCGATCGGGTAGGCGACGACGCGGAAGCGCCGGTCGTTGAGGCCCACGCCGCCGCCCGGCGCGATCCAGCCATGGGCTTCCGAGGAGATGTAGGTGAGCAGCGCGCGCACATCATCCTCGGTCTGCAGCCCGACGAGATCGTAATGCGACAGGTCGCCCACCAGCGCGGCATGCGAGGGCAGGCTGAGGAACACCTCGGGCGTCGGCCAGGGGATGTGGTGGAAATAGCCGATCCGCCCCGTGAAGCCGAGCTTGCGCAGCTCGGCTGCCAGCGGAATGAAGTGATAATCGTGCACCCAGATGATGTCGTCCGGCTTCAGCAGCGGCAGCAGCGAACGGGCGAAATGCTCGTTGACCCGGCGATAGCCCTCCCAGTCCGAGCGGCGGAAGGAGAGCAGGCCGAGCCGGTAGTGGCAGAGCGGCCAGAGCGTTCCATTGGCATAGCCGGCATAGTGGGCGCGCTGGTCGTCGGGGTCGAGATCCTGCAGCGCATAGGTCACGCGCCCGGAGCGGAACACCTTGGGCGGGGGCGGGTTCACTTGCGTTTCCCCGCTCCAGCCGAACCACAGGCCGCCGCGCTGGCTCAGCGCCTCGCGCAGGGCGACCGCCAGACCGCCCGCCTTGGCCGCGCGCTCGCGCGGCGAGGCCACGCGGTTGGAGACGACTACGAGCCGCGCCAAAACGCTTCCTCCCATGTCTTCGAGAGCCGCATGGCCATGTCGATCAGGCCGACCATCGAATAGGTCTGCGGAATGTTGCCCCACAGCTCCAGCGTCTGGTTGTCGATGTCTTCTGACAGCAGCCCCGCCTCGTTGCGGCGGGCGAGCAGGTTGTTGAACAGCTCGCGCGCCTCGTCCCGCCGGCCGATCAGGTCGAGCGCCCCGGCGTACCAGAAGGAGCAGATGGTGAAGGAGGTCTCCGGCAGGCCGAAATCGTCCTCGCCGGCGTAGCGCATCAGGTAGCCGTTGCGCATCAGCTCGCGGCCGATCGCCTCCACCGTCGCGACATAGCGCGGATCGTCCGGGCGCACGAAGCCGAGTTCGGCGAGCAGCAGCAGGCTGGCGTCGAGCTGGCCGTCCTCCTCCGCGTCGACGAAGCTGTTATGGGCCTCGCTCCAGGCGAAGGTGAGGATGCGGGCGCGGATCTCGTTGCGCCGCTCCAGCCAGAACTGGACCCGTTCGGGCAGCTCCAGCACGCGGGCGATGCGGGCGAGCCGATCACAGGCGGCCCAGCTCATCACCGCCGAGAAGGTATGGACGCGCCTTTTGCCGCGCAGCTCCCACAGGCCGGCATCAGGCTCGAAGGCGAACTCCACCGCCTTGGCGCCGACGCCCTCCAAGAGCTCGAACAGCGCCCGGTCGCCCTTATTGGGCAGGCGCTCGTCGAAGAACATCTGCGCGGCGGCGAGCACGACATGGCCATAGCCGTCATTCTGCACCTGCTCGGCCGCCTGGTTGCCGACGCGCACCGGCCCCATGCCGGAGAAGCCTGCCAGCGCCGGGGCGAAGCGTTCCTCCAGCGGCGTGCCGGGCACGATGGAATAGACCGGCGCCAGTCGGCCGGAGGGCTCGGCGGCGATCACCGTGGTCAAATAGCGGATATAGTCCTCCATGGTGCGGGTGGCGCCGAGAAGGTTCAGCGCCCGCACGGTGAAGTAGGAATCGCGCAGCCAGCAGTGCCGGTAGTCCCAATTGCGGATCGAGTGCGGCGCCTCGGGGATCGAGGTGGTGAGCGCGGCGACGATGCCGCCGGTCTCCTCATAGGCGCACAGCTTCAGCGAGATGGCGGCGCGGATCACCGCGTCCTGCCACTCGAAGGGAATGGAGAGGTAGCGCACCCATTCCCACCAATAATCGCGGGTCTTCTCCTCGAAGGCGTGCGCAGTCTCGGCGAGGCTGGAGGCGAAGGGCTCGTCCGGCCCCAGCACCAGCGTGCCGGCCTTGCTGAGCACGAAGGGGCGCTCCTCCATCACATAGACGATGGGCAGATCGGTGGTGGCGCGGACGGTGAAGTCCTCGCCGGCGAAGCGCATATGGTTGGAGCCGCGCACCGCCACCGGGCGCTGCTCACCCCAGTTGAAATGCGGGCGCAGGCGAATGGTGACGCGGCAGGTGCCGGCGATCGGTTCGATCCGCCGCACCAGCATGGCCGGGCGGTAGATGCGGTCATAGAGCTTGAAGCGCGGCGCGAAGTCGGTGATGCGCAGCTTCGCCCCGTCCGCGTTCTCCAGAATGGTCTCGATGATGGCGGTGTTGCGCTGGTAGCGGCGCGTCGCCGTCACCTGCCCGTCGAGCTGTACGTCGAAGAAGCCGGCTTCCGGCTCGGTGCCGCCGAGCATGGAGGAGAAGATGGGGTCGCCATCGATACGCGGCCAGCAGCACCAGGCGAGACGCCCGTTCGGATCGACAAGCGCGGAGATGGTGCCGTTGCCGATGGCGGCGAGGTTCAGATTGGTCACGGGGCGGCGCGCTCCAGCGTCTGCGGGATCTGCTCAAGCCAGCGCCGGACATCGGCCGGCGTGGCGAAATGGTGGTCGGCCTGCGCGGTGGCGCGTGGGCCGATGGCGACGGCGAGGCCCCCGGCCGCGCGCACGGCGCGGAAGCCGTCCTCATCCGTCACGTCGTCGCCGAGGAAAATCGGCACGCGCCCGGCGAAGATGGTGGTGCGCATGAACTGGTCGACCGCCGTGCCCTTGGTGTGCCCGGCGGGGCGGACCTCGATGACGAAGCGACCCTTGAGGAACTCGACGCCCGGATCGAGCCCGCGACCGAGCTCCACCACCTTGTCCATGATCGCGTCCGACCATTGCGGCACGGCGCGGAAATGCACGGCGAGCGACAGCGGCTTGTGCTCGACGAACACGCCCGGCCAGGTCGCGAGTTCCCGGTCGAGCGCCTGCTCCAGCGGCTTGCGCCATTTCGGTATGGTGATCGGGACCGAAGGCGCATCGGGCGCGAGGCGGATTTCCGCGCCATGCTGGCCGGAGGCGGCGAGCCGGGTCGGAGCGAAGCGCCGGTCCATCCAGTCGATGGTGCGGCCGGAGACCAGTGCCACCGCCCCGCCGAGCGCCATTTGCAGCCGCGCCAGCGTATCCGGCAGCGAGATCGGGATGGTCACGCCTTCCGGGTGGTCAGCATGCTCGATCAGCGTGCCGTCAATATCGAGGAACAGAGCCCAGTCGGGGCGCGGGGCGGGGGCAGGGGGGAGGCTTGTCGGGGCAGGCGACGTCTCGGGAAGATCGGGAACTGGTCCCTTGGCCTGGGGGAGCGTGTGCATTCCGTTTCCTGATACCGGGCTGTGCGCCCGCCTTGAACTCCCGCCACGCCGAGCGCGCGCGAGGGCGCCGGCGGGCGTGATCGCCCTCGACAACGCGCGAGCGGCGGCGGCGTTCCAATACCAATTGCGGAAGTGCGGCGGTAAAGCGCGCGCGGGGCTCAGCGCGCCGGCAGGAGCTGTCCATCGGAGGATGGCAGCGAGCCGCCGTCCCAATGCAGGCGGATGCCGCGCCCGCCTTCGGCCTTCACCGCGTAGAGCGCCTGATCGGCCCGCTCGATCAGCACGGAGCGGATCTCGTCAAGAGCGGTGTTGGGCGGAATGAGCGACAGGCAGGCCGCGCCGACACTGATGGACAGACGGGCGCCGGGAATGCTGGCATGCTCGATATCGAGCGCCTCCACCGCCTTGTGCAGGCTCTCCGCCACCTTGATGGCGCCGGCCGCGGCGGTGCCGGGCAGCACGACGATGAATTCCTCGCCGCCGAAGCGGGCGATCATATCGCCGGGACGGCGCAGCACGCCCTCCATCACCTGGGCCACCGCGTGCAGCGTGTCGTCGCCGGCAAGATGGCCGTAGCGGTCATTGTACTTCTTGAAGTCGTCGATATCGACGAGGAGCACGGAGAGCGGCGCCTTTTCGCGCCGGCAGCGCAGGATTTCGCGCGGCAGCAGTTCCTCCAGCGCGTGGCGGTTCCACAGGCCGGTCAGCGCGTCGGTCGAGGCGGCCTCGGCAAGCCGGCGATTGGCCGCCTGCAATTCCCGGTTGGCGCTCTCCAGCCGCGTCTCCAGCCGCTTCTGCTCGGTGATCTCGGTGAGCGCGGCGCAGATCGCAGTCACCGCCCCTGCCGCGTCGCGCAGGGGGCGGACGGCGACGATGAAGACGCGGCCGAACAGGCCGATTTCCTGCTGCGGTTCCTGCGCGCCCTGATCGAAGGCGCCAAAGGTACGCTCGGCGGCCTCCATAACGATGGCCCCGAAGACATCGGCGACATAGCGTCCGGCCACATCGCCGCCGGGCGTCGGCACCACATCGGCGAACTCGCGATTATGCGCGAGCACGCGCCCGTCCCGCCCGATGACGCAGGAGGCGATCGGGAAGTCCAGATAGATGCGTCGGAGGTCTTCGGCCGAGATGTGCGCGAGCATACCGCCGGACATGAGAAGGAGGAATGAATGAAGGGGCGTTAACTATAGCAGGTGGTAACCGCGCTGCAATTGATGCGTGTCAAGGGCACCACGCTTTCTATCCATGGCCGTAGGGAAAGGTGGTGCCGGTCGGCGGACCGTCACGCGCCGCCGCTTGCCGCCCCGGCGTGGCGAACGAGCCGGGCGCGCCTGCGGCCTTGCCGCTCGCGGGCGCGCAGTTTACATAGCGGCCGACCCAATTCATCTCGTCGCAGGGCCCGTCGCCGGAAGGCGCCGCGCGTCCCCCACGCGCCACACGCTCAGGATCTGGCACATGGCTTCCTATCAGTACGTCTACCACATGCACGGCATGTCCAAGGCCTATCCGGGCGGCAAGAAGGTGCTCGACAACGTTCACCTGTCCTTCTACCCGACGGCCAAGATCGGCATTCTCGGCCCGAACGGCTCGGGTAAGTCGACGCTGCTCAAGATCATGGCCGGCATCGACAAGGATTTCTCCGGCGAGGCCTGGGTCGCCGAAGGCGCCCGCGTCGGCTACCTGCCGCAGGAGCCGCAGCTCGACCCGACCCTCTCGGTGCGCGAGAACGTCATGCTCGGCGTCGCCAAGCAGAAGGCGATCATCGACCGCTACAACGAACTCGCCATGAACTATTCCGAAGAGACCGCGGACGAGATGACCGCGCTCCAGGACGAGATCGAAGGCCAGGGCCTGTGGGATCTCGACAGCAAGATCGACCAGGCGATGGACGCGCTCGGCTGCCCGGAAGAGGGCTCCGACGTCGCCAAGCTCTCGGGCGGCGAGCGCCGCCGCGTCGCGCTGTGCCAGCTCCTGCTCTCGCAGCCGGAACTGCTGCTGCTCGACGAGCCGACCAATCATCTCGACGCCGAGACCACCAACTGGCTCGAAGGCCATCTGCGCAACTATCCGGGCGCGATCCTGATCGTTACCCATGACCGCTACTTCCTCGACAATGTGACCGGCTGGATCCTCGAGCTCGATCGCGGCCGCGGCATCCCCTATGAGGGCAACTATTCCTCCTGGCTGGCGCAGAAGACCAAGCGCATGCAGCAGGAGAATCGCGAGGACGAGGCCCGCCAGCGCGCGCTGGCCGCCGAGCAGGAATGGATCGCGGCGAGCCCCAAGGCCCGCCAGGCCAAGAACAAGGCGCGTATCCAGCGCTATGACGATCTGGTCAAGAAGGCCTCCGAGAAGGCGCCGACCACCGCGCAGATCGTCATCCCGGTGTCCGAGCGCCTCGGCAACAACGTCATCGAGTTCAACGGCCTCACCAAGTCGTTCGGCGACAAGCTGCTGATCGACAATTTGTCCTTCAAGCTGCCGCCGGGCGGCATTGTCGGCGTCATCGGGCCGAACGGCGCGGGCAAGACCACGCTGTTCCGCATGATCAACGGGCTGGAGACGCCCGATGCCGGCACCATCACCGTCGGCGACAGCGTGCAGCTCGGCTATGTCGACCAGAACCGCGACGCGCTGGATGACCGCAAGACCGTCTGGGAGGAAATCTCCGGCGGCAATGAGGTGCTCTATCTCGGCAAGCGCGAGATCAACTCGCGTGCCTATTGCGGTGCCTTCAACTTCAAGGGCGGCGACCAGCAGAAGAAGGTCAACATGCTCTCGGGCGGTGAGCGCAACCGCGTGCATCTCGCCCGTATCCTCCAGCAGGGCGCCAACGTCCTCCTGCTCGACGAGCCGACCAACGATCTCGACGTCGAGACGCTGCGCGCGCTGGAAGAGGCGCTGGAAGATTTCGCCGGCTGCGCGGTCATCATCTCGCATGACCGCTTCTTCCTCGACCGCATCGCCACCCACATGCTCGCCTTCGAGGGCGAGGGCCATGTCGAATGGTTCGAGGGCAACTTCCACGACTATGAGGAAGACAAGAAGCGCCGCCTCGGCGTCGACGAGATCATCCCGCACCGGATGAAGCACAAGAAGCTGACGCGCTGATCGCTTATCACGGGATGAGCAGAGGCTCGTAATCCATGGCGCCGTGCAGGATGTGAATGATCTGCACGGCGTCCGCCTCGACCCGGAAGAAGATCAGATAATTGCCGTGCACACAGCGGCGGATGCCCGCCGCCGCGAAACGCGGCACCAGCGGGTAGGCCTCCGGTGTCGCCCCGATGCGCGCGGCATGGGCGCGCAGTTCCCGCACGAAGGCGAGGGCGCGCGCGGGGCTGTCGGCGGCGATGTGGTCGCCGATGCGTTCCAGATCGGCCTCGGCCTGCGCCGTGATGAGGACGATCATTCGTCGGTCGTGTCGACCATCGCCGCGTATTTCGCTTCGAGCCGCCCGAGCACATCGGCGGCGGGCGAGGCCCGGCCGGCCTGTGCTTCTTCCAGCCCCCGCGCCAGCGCTGCCTCCAGCGTCGCCACGCGCAGCTCGCGCTCCTGCAATAGCCGCACGCCCTCGCGCAGCACCTCGCTTTTGGAATGGTAGCGGCCCGAGGACACGAGCCGGTTCACATAGGTCTCAAGCTGCGGGCCGAGTTCGGCACTGATCGCCATGGCGTCCTCCGTTTGCGTCAGTCTATCCCGCCAATAACAGTTATCGAATCAAATCTGCGCGGCGGTGTCGTGGTCGGGTGGTGCGGGCGGCGCCGGATCGGCTAGTTAGGTGCCATGACGCACATCCGCATGATGCTGATCGCCGGGCTGGCGGTTCTCGCCTCCACTTCCGCCCATGCCGACCCCGCCTTCGACCGCTGGCTGGCGGCGCAGTGGCCGGCGGCGCAGGCGATGGGGATTTCCCGCGCCACCTTCGAGCGCGAAACGCGCGGGCTGGAGCCGGACCTCTCGCTGCCCGACCTCGCTCTGCCCGGCAAGCCGAAGGCGCCGGACCGGCAGGCCGAGTTCGTCCAGACGCCCGCCACCTATGTCTCCGACAAGGCCATCGCCACCTATGCCGCGCGCGGCCGGGCGCTGGCCAGGCAATATGGCCCGCAGCTTGCCGCGCTGGAAAAGCGTTTCGGCGTGCCGGGCCCGATCCTGCTCGCCATCTGGGCGCGCGAGACCTCCTATGGCGGGGCCAAGCTCGACCGCGACGCGTTGCGCGTGCTGGCGACGCAGGCCTATGTCGGCCGCCGCAAGGACGAGTTCCGCGCCGAATTCCTCGCCGCGCTGAAGATCCTCGACGAGGGTCATGTGGCGCGCGCGCAGATGAAGAGCTCCTGGGCCGGCGCCATGGGCCTCACCCAGTTCATGCCGACCGGCTATCTGACCTATGGCGTCGATCTCGACGGCGACGGCACCGCCAATATCTGGACTGATGTGCCGGAGGCGCTCGCTGCCACGGCGAGCCTGCTCAAGGAGAAGGGCTGGCAGCCCGGCAAGCGCTGGGCCTATGAAATCACGGTGCCTCAGGGCTTCGACTGCACGCTGGCCGAGCCCGAGACGCGGCTTCCCATCGGCGAGTGGCTGAAGCGCGGGGTGAGGATCGCCGATGGCCGCCGCGTGCCGCCCGCCGCGCTGAAGGACGAGGCCTCGATCATCATGCCCGCCGGGCCCTATGGGCCGGCCTTCCTGACGCCCGACAATTATTTCGTGCTGAAGAGCTACAACTTCGCCGATCTCTACGTGCTCTATGTCGGCCACCTCGCCGATCGCATCGAGGACGACAAGCCCTTCGCGCAGGGCTGGAAGGACATCGCGCTGGTGAAGACCGCCGATCTCGAATTCATGCAGAAGGTGCTGACGCGCGAGGGCTTCTACGCCGACAAGATCGACGGCAAGGCCGGCATGAAGACCCGCTCGGCGCTCGGCGCCTATCAGAAGGCGAAGGGCCTGCCGGTGGATTGCTGGCCGGACGCGGCGGTGCTCGCCCATATGAGGAAGGGCGGGTAGGGGACGGTCCCGCGTGTCCCGGACGCCTGTAGCGTCAGCGGAAGGCGAGCCGGGATCCAGCGGAAGACTCGCGTAGCGGCTGAATTCCTGTGGCGTCCCCGACCGCTCACCCTCCCACGCGCAGCGTGTGACGACCGCCAATGCTGACGCCTGCGGCGGAGTCTCCCCTGGATCCCGGCGCGGCGCTTCGCCTTCGGCTCCGCTGGGCCGGGAAACGGTGGGCTGCCGCGCCCCTACTTCCCCGCCAGCGCGTCGAGCGTGGCCGGCAGCGTGCTGAGCAGCGCGTCGCGGGCGCGCACGCTGGTGGGCGTCTCCTGCCGGGTGGCATCGCGGTCGAGGCGGGCAAAGATCAGCGTGCGGCCCTGTTTGCTCGCCCAGCCGACATACCAGCCATAGGGCTGGCCGCGCACGGGGGCTCCCTTGGCATCGAGCCCGAAGCCCATGCCGGTCTTGCCGTGCACCGTCCAGCCGCCGACCTCGCCAAAGCGGATGATCGCGGCGGTCATCGCCACCGCCTGCGGCGACACCGGCAAGTCGCCACGCAGCATCCGCCCGAGGAAGGCCGCCTGCTCGCGCGGGGAGATGGCGAGCGAGGTAGAGAGCCAGGACCGGGTCAGCCCGTCCTCCTTTCCCCTCGTGCCCGAGACATCCTCATTGCCGTAGCCGAAGCCGGTCACGTAGCGCCGGAAGCGCTGCGTGCCGAGCTTGCCGGTGATCTCCTGCGAGTACCAGACGACGGATTCCTTCATCCAGTAGCTCGGGTCGGTGTCGCGCTTCCACTCCGCGCGCCAGTCGGCGAAGCCCGGCTTGAACGACCAGACGGGCGCGTGCGCATCGGTGAGGATGCCGGCATCATAGCCCATCAGCGCGATCGGGATCTTGAAGGTCGAGGCCGGCGTCACGCGCCCGGCGCAGCCCGGCCCTTCCTCGCTCAGCACCGTGCCGCTGGAGGCCTCCGCGATGAGCGTGCAGAGCGTCGCCGCCTTCGCGGGGGCGGCGAGGCCGGCGAGGGCGAGTGCCGCAAGAGCGGTGGCGAACAGGCGGGGGCGGGCAGGCAGGGCGTGACGGGTCACGGGGCACATCCGGTGAAGCAGGGCGGGCACGAGACCATCGCCCTGTGGCGACAATCGGGTGCCGCAGCGGCAGAGACGGCGCAGGCACGCGGCCTCCACCGTTCCCGTCGCGCAAGCGCGAGCCTTCGCCGCTACCGCGGAGGTCTCGCCGTCGCCGCTACCGCGGCATGCGGCTGATGACGCGCAGATCCTTGCCGGCGCCGAGGTCGCGGGCGGAGAGCCAGAACACCTCGCCCTCGCTGTCCTCGGTGTCGAGCCAGAGGAAGGGCAGATGCGGGAACTCGGCTTCGAGGATGTCCCGGCCGGTGCCGATTTCGCAGACGATGCCGCCCTTGGCGGTGAGGTGCTTGGGCGCTTCCGTGAGGATGCGGCGGACGATGTCGAGCCCGTCCGGCCCGCCATCGAAGGCGAGCGACGGCTCGTGCCGGTATTCCGGCGGCAGGCTCGCCATGGCCTGCGCGTCGACATAAGGCGGGTTGGTGATGATGAGGTCGTAGAGCCGCCCGGTCAGCGGCCCGAACAGATCGCCCTCGATCAGGCTGACCCGCGCGCCCAGCTCATGCTCGGCGACATTCTCGGCGGCGAGCTCCAGCGCCTTGGGCGAGAGGTCCACCGCGTCGACCTGCGCCTGGTCGAAGGTCATGGCGGCGAGAATGGCGAGGCACCCCGAGCCGGTGCACAGGTCCAGCACCCGGCCGACCGCATCCGGGTCTTCGATCAGCGAGAAGCTGTGGCCGCCGGCGAACAGGTCGCCCGCCATCAGCTCGCCGATGAAGGAGCGCGGCACGATGGCGCGCTTGTCGCTCTTGAACGGCACGCCGCGAATATAGGTGCGCCCGAGCAGATAGGCCGCTGGCTCGCGCGTGGCGCAGCGCCGGTCGATCAGGTCGGCGAGGCGCGCACGCTCGTCGCTGACGAGGCGGGCGTCCAGCCAGGGGGTGAGATCATCAACCGGCAGGCTCAGCGCCTCGAGCACGATGAAGGCGGCTTCGTCGAGCGCCGTCGTGGTGCCATGGCCGAAGGCCAGCTCCGCCTTGTTGAAGCGGCTCACCGCGTAGCGCACGAAATCCCGTACCGTCCTGAGCTCGTCGGCTGCCGCCATCATCGTCTCCCTGTCGATCCCTGAGGTGCAGCACGCCCCGCCGTGGAAAGCAAGGCCGCCG carries:
- the blaOXA gene encoding class D beta-lactamase, which translates into the protein MFATALAALALAGLAAPAKAATLCTLIAEASSGTVLSEEGPGCAGRVTPASTFKIPIALMGYDAGILTDAHAPVWSFKPGFADWRAEWKRDTDPSYWMKESVVWYSQEITGKLGTQRFRRYVTGFGYGNEDVSGTRGKEDGLTRSWLSTSLAISPREQAAFLGRMLRGDLPVSPQAVAMTAAIIRFGEVGGWTVHGKTGMGFGLDAKGAPVRGQPYGWYVGWASKQGRTLIFARLDRDATRQETPTSVRARDALLSTLPATLDALAGK
- the prmB gene encoding 50S ribosomal protein L3 N(5)-glutamine methyltransferase: MAAADELRTVRDFVRYAVSRFNKAELAFGHGTTTALDEAAFIVLEALSLPVDDLTPWLDARLVSDERARLADLIDRRCATREPAAYLLGRTYIRGVPFKSDKRAIVPRSFIGELMAGDLFAGGHSFSLIEDPDAVGRVLDLCTGSGCLAILAAMTFDQAQVDAVDLSPKALELAAENVAEHELGARVSLIEGDLFGPLTGRLYDLIITNPPYVDAQAMASLPPEYRHEPSLAFDGGPDGLDIVRRILTEAPKHLTAKGGIVCEIGTGRDILEAEFPHLPFLWLDTEDSEGEVFWLSARDLGAGKDLRVISRMPR
- a CDS encoding lytic murein transglycosylase yields the protein MTHIRMMLIAGLAVLASTSAHADPAFDRWLAAQWPAAQAMGISRATFERETRGLEPDLSLPDLALPGKPKAPDRQAEFVQTPATYVSDKAIATYAARGRALARQYGPQLAALEKRFGVPGPILLAIWARETSYGGAKLDRDALRVLATQAYVGRRKDEFRAEFLAALKILDEGHVARAQMKSSWAGAMGLTQFMPTGYLTYGVDLDGDGTANIWTDVPEALAATASLLKEKGWQPGKRWAYEITVPQGFDCTLAEPETRLPIGEWLKRGVRIADGRRVPPAALKDEASIIMPAGPYGPAFLTPDNYFVLKSYNFADLYVLYVGHLADRIEDDKPFAQGWKDIALVKTADLEFMQKVLTREGFYADKIDGKAGMKTRSALGAYQKAKGLPVDCWPDAAVLAHMRKGG